In Zingiber officinale cultivar Zhangliang chromosome 3B, Zo_v1.1, whole genome shotgun sequence, a single window of DNA contains:
- the LOC121967512 gene encoding obtusifoliol 14-alpha demethylase, with product MVVAMDLKEHKFLAVGLLFVATLVLAKFIAAILAPRGKKRLPPTVSALPVVGGLLRFMKGPIPMIREEYAKLGGVFTVNILNRKITFFVGPEVSAHFFKAPEAQLSQQEVYQFNVPTFGPGVVFDVDYSVRQEQFRFFTESLRVTKLRGYVDQMVTEAEDYFSKWGESGTVDLKYELEHLIILTASRCLLGREVRDKLFDDVSALFHDLDNGMRPISVIFPYLPIPAHRRRDRARARIAEIFSTIIKSRKSSGKSDDDMLQCFIDSKYKDGRSTTEGEITGLLIAALFAGQHTSSITSTWTGAYMLRFKKYLAAALEEQKEIMRRHGDKVNHDILSEMDVLYRCIKEALRLHPPLIMLLRYSHDDFSVTTREGKEYDIPKGHIVATSPAFANRLPYIFKDPDSYDPDRFAPGREEDKAAGAFSYISFGGGRHGCLGEPFAYLQIKAIWSHLLRNFEFELISPFPENDWNAMVVGVKGEVMVQYKRRKLPIY from the exons ATGGTTGTGGCGATGGATCTGAAGGAGCACAAGTTCCTCGCGGTGGGGCTGCTCTTCGTGGCGACGCTTGTCCTGGCGAAGTTCATCGCCGCCATCCTGGCGCCCAGGGGCAAGAAGCGGCTGCCGCCGACAGTGTCTGCGCTTCCTGTCGTCGGCGGGCTGCTGCGGTTCATGAAGGGCCCCATCCCGATGATCCGGGAGGAGTACGCGAAGCTCGGTGGCGTGTTCACGGTGAACATCTTGAACCGCAAGATTACCTTCTTCGTTGGACCGGAGGTCTCGGCGCACTTCTTCAAGGCGCCGGAGGCGCAACTCAGCCAGCAGGAGGTGTACCAGTTCAACGTGCCCACCTTCGGGCCGGGCGTCGTCTTCGATGTGGACTACTCGGTCAGGCAGGAGCAGTTCCGATTCTTCACGGAATCGCTTAGAGTGACAAAACTCAGGGGTTATGTGGACCAGATGGTGACCGAGGCTGAG gattacttctcaaaatggggtGAGAGTGGCACAGTAGACTTGAAGTATGAGCTGGAACATCTCATCATATTGACTGCAAGCCGATGCCTGTTAGGGAGGGAGGTAAGGGACAAGCTTTTTGACGATGTCTCTGCCCTATTTCATGATCTTGACAATGGCATGCGCCCAATTAGCGTTATATTCCCTTATCTTCCTATCCCTGCCCACCGCCGGCGTGATCGTGCCCGTGCTAGGATAGCTGAGATTTTTTCCACCATCATCAAGTCACGCAAGAGTTCTGGGAAATCTGACGACGATATGCTGCAGTGCTTCATTGATTCAAAGTACAAAGACGGAAGATCGACGACAGAAGGAGAGATCACTGGTCTGCTGATTGCTGCCCTCTTTGCAGGACAACACACCAGTTCCATCACTTCGACCTGGACTGGAGCATATATGCTCCGTTTCAAGAAGTATCTTGCAGCTGCTCTCGAGGAGCAGAAGGAGATCATGAGGAGGCACGGTGACAAAGTGAATCATGACATCCTATCTGAGATGGACGTTCTCTACAGATGTATTAAGGAAGCTCTCAGACTTCATCCACCATTGATAATGCTTCTGCGCTACTCACATGATGACTTCAGTGTCACCACAAGAGAAGGGAAAGAATATGATATCCCCAAGGGCCATATTGTTGCAACGTCCCCAGCTTTTGCCAACCGGCTGCCCTACATTTTCAAGGATCCAGATTCATATGATCCTGATAGGTTTGCACCTGGAAGGGAGGAAGACAAAGCTGCAGGGGCCTTCTCATACATCTCATTTGGAGGAGGAAGGCATGGGTGCCTGGGAGAACCTTTTGCGTACTTGCAGATTAAGGCTATATGGAGTCACCTGCTGAGGAACTTTGAGTTCGAGCTGATATCTCCATTCCCAGAAAATGATTGGAATGCGATGGTTGTCGGAGTAAAAGGTGAAGTGATGGTGCAGTACAAGCGAAGGAAGCTGCCCATTTACTGA